The Triticum aestivum cultivar Chinese Spring chromosome 3A, IWGSC CS RefSeq v2.1, whole genome shotgun sequence genome includes a region encoding these proteins:
- the LOC123056657 gene encoding putative F-box/FBD/LRR-repeat protein At5g22670 — translation MAARGKAGKTKKVAVAGGKDCFQDLPEPVLELLLSFLPSRDAVRTSVLARRWRTLSKSVPALRFYPSQFDTVQAFNNFVNTLLEHRDRTSPLHECDIFPYPHGQEDEARRYVESWVQYAVSCQVYVLRVKDWSVSVYGSRLNLSSSSVISKHLTRLEFYHLAFDRSPLDLLSCQALELLDIGDCSIKLWGVFPKSLRHLKIRDSSLYSMQTPWSCFSAPGLLTFELADPHDWALFLESLPSLVTSFIRIGEDCEDNYAHYNYLGDSGNELCEDNCCVFLEGLAGATNLELISEYCMIFRKDLKWCPMFSKLKTLLPNEWCLTANFTGLLHFLQHTPILEKLTLQLPSRKDFDIVSSRSYNPAEYFLVSKHLKEVEIHCSKEDEWICQIVKILGIHGVTSAQISIKHDSWSSFRFSFQQPK, via the exons ATGGCTGCAAGGGGCAAGGCCGGTAAAACCAAGAAAGTGGCCGTTGCTGGCGGTAAGGACTGCTTTCAGGACCTCCCGGAACCTGTGCTCGAGCTTCTGCTGTCGTTCCTGCCCTCGCGTGACGCCGTGAGGACGTCCGTGCTCGCTCGCCGCTGGCGCACCCTCTCGAAGTCGGTGCCAGCCCTGCGCTTCTATCCTTCTCAGTTCGACACTGTCCAGGCCTTCAACAATTTTGTTAATACATTGCTTGAGCACCGTGACAGAACATCCCCTCTTCATGAATGCGACATCTTTCCCTATCCCCATGGCCAAGAAGATGAGGCACGCCGTTATGTTGAATCGTGGGTCCAGTATGCTGTCTCGTGCCAAGTATACGTGCTTCGAGTCAAAGACTGGAGTGTGAGTGTTTATGGTTCTCGTTTGAATCTATCCAGCAGCAGTGTAATCTCCAAGCACTTGACAAGGCTAGAGTTTTATCATCTGGCATTTGACAGAAGCCCTCTAGATCTTCTCAGCTGTCAGGCACTAGAGCTGTTAGACATAGGTGATTGTTCTATCAAGCTTTGGGGTGTCTTCCCCAAATCTTTACGGCATCTGAAAATCAGAGATTCAAGTCTTTATTCCATGCAAACACCATGGAGCTGCTTTTCTGCTCCAGGTCTTCTTACCTTTGAACTAGCTGACCCTCATGACTGGGCCCTGTTTCTTGAGAGCCTGCCATCGCTGGTAACATCATTTATCAGGATTGGCGAAGATTGTGAAGATAATTATGCTCATTATAATTACCTTGGGGATAGTGGTAACGAGTTATGCGAAGATAATTGTTGTGTATTTCTCGAAGGGTTGGCGGGTGCTACAAATTTAGAGCTGATAAGTGAATATTGTATG ATTTTCAGAAAGGACTTGAAATGGTGCCCTATGTTTAGCAAGCTAAAAACACTGTTGCCCAATGAATGGTGTTTGACTGCAAACTTCACTGGACTACTTCACTTTCTTCAGCACACACCAATTCTAGAAAAGCTTACCCTTCAACTTCCATCTCGCAAg GATTTTGACATTGTATCAAGTAGAAGCTACAACCCAGCGGAATATTTCTTGGTGTCAAAGCATCTCAAGGAAGTTGAAATCCATTGTAGCAAGGAGGATGAATGGATTTGTCAAATTGTGAAAATCCTTGGCATTCATGGAGTAACTTCTGCACAGATTAGCATCAAACATGATTCTTGGAGTTCTTTCA